Within the Mycobacterium gordonae genome, the region CGGTCATCATGCAGCAGAGCTTCCTGAACGTCGGCCGAGAACACCCCTCGGTCGGTGCGGGCCATAGCGTCACGGCGTTCGCTGAGCGTCAGTGCCGTCCAGTCGGTGGGGTCGGAGAACAGCGAGTTCTCGAAGAAGCTCTCACCGCGGGTGAACAGGGTCACTTGCGGGGAGATGACGGTGACCGATGAAACCCGGTGTCGGCACAGTTCATTGAGCATCGAGGCGGCCGTCTCCCCGCCGCCGATCACCGCGACCCGTTCGGCGTCGATCCGGTCGTGGGCGGCCGCGCGGTCCCAGAACTGCGCGATGGACAGTATGCGTGGGTGGCGCGGCAGCATCGACTTCTCGGCCTGGCCGGGACCGGTGATCATCAAGGCGTCGGCCTGCACCGCGGTGTCAGGGGTGCGCAGTTCCCACCGCGAACCGGCCAGCGCGAGCTGCACCACTTCGCCGTGCACAACCTTGAGTCCCACCTCCTGAGCGACCCAGTTCAGGTAGTGGTTCCAGCAGCGGTGCGTCGGCGCCGGCCTGCCACGATCGACCCAGTCGGCGAACGAACCCATGGCGATCTGGAATGACGTCCAGCTGTAGCGGGTCATCCGCTCGTCGATCTCAGCGTTGCGGCGGGGTATCAGCGCCGAACGGTAAGGAAAGCCGACGTCTTTCTCGGGGCTGGTGCCCAGCCGATGCGCACCGTCCGTCCAGCCGCCGTCGGCCAGCCA harbors:
- the mbtG gene encoding NADPH-dependent L-lysine N(6)-monooxygenase MbtG, with the translated sequence MNSTLAVLGAGAKAVAVAAKAHVLRDMGIDAPDIVAVERLKIGANWLADGGWTDGAHRLGTSPEKDVGFPYRSALIPRRNAEIDERMTRYSWTSFQIAMGSFADWVDRGRPAPTHRCWNHYLNWVAQEVGLKVVHGEVVQLALAGSRWELRTPDTAVQADALMITGPGQAEKSMLPRHPRILSIAQFWDRAAAHDRIDAERVAVIGGGETAASMLNELCRHRVSSVTVISPQVTLFTRGESFFENSLFSDPTDWTALTLSERRDAMARTDRGVFSADVQEALLHDDRIHHLRGRVAHAVARQDQIRLTLSTNRGTENFETVHGFDLVIDGSGADPLWFTSLFSEDVLDLLELGVGGALTADSLQEAIGYHLAVNDVTPTLFLPTLSGLTQGPGFPNLSCLGLLSDRILGAGISALHNSGTAATLMRRSDEHQPL